The Geoglobus acetivorans genome window below encodes:
- the cobT gene encoding nicotinate mononucleotide-dependent phosphoribosyltransferase CobT, with protein MSYRVVKGNDFSDVLNGNVGFVLCIGNTRTAEIPGITAAGENPDLIKFTPPADAELLHYGQCKSIPFPPATPDGKPTPALITYTALRLLKVPLFVVDAGLMVKPKIPHYTINAPVGNNIAEQSAFSMDSAMEAFEYARIIGKEISKAFDVLMIGESIPAGTTTAGAVLKALGLDPAVSSSMPQNPVNIKREVIEKAVRRVESDDPIEILAEVGDPVLLAVAGISTGAEKPVVLAGGTQMAAASQIIRRIDESSEIYLATTTYVADDATASISEISAVDVIASDPGLGESSKPGLRAYTEGFVKEGVGAGGATLLAYKNGYTMKQFLSEVERDYEIIIEQVRKQT; from the coding sequence ATGAGCTACAGGGTTGTTAAGGGAAATGACTTTTCAGATGTGCTGAATGGAAACGTGGGTTTCGTTCTGTGCATCGGCAATACAAGAACTGCGGAAATTCCGGGAATCACTGCTGCAGGAGAAAATCCAGACCTGATTAAGTTCACTCCTCCGGCCGATGCAGAACTCCTGCATTACGGACAGTGCAAGAGTATTCCGTTTCCACCCGCAACTCCAGACGGAAAGCCAACTCCGGCACTGATTACATACACTGCCCTGAGGCTGCTCAAAGTCCCGCTGTTTGTCGTCGATGCGGGACTTATGGTGAAACCAAAAATACCACACTACACCATTAACGCACCTGTGGGAAACAACATTGCAGAACAAAGCGCCTTCAGCATGGATTCGGCAATGGAGGCTTTTGAGTATGCCCGGATTATAGGAAAAGAAATTTCAAAGGCTTTTGACGTGCTGATGATTGGTGAGAGCATCCCTGCCGGAACAACAACGGCAGGAGCTGTTCTGAAGGCACTTGGACTGGATCCTGCCGTTTCGTCCAGCATGCCCCAGAATCCCGTAAACATAAAAAGAGAGGTTATTGAAAAAGCCGTGAGAAGGGTGGAGAGCGATGACCCGATAGAAATTCTCGCAGAGGTCGGTGACCCAGTTCTGCTGGCAGTAGCAGGTATTTCAACAGGCGCAGAAAAACCGGTTGTTCTTGCAGGTGGCACTCAGATGGCTGCAGCCTCCCAGATAATCAGGAGAATAGATGAGAGCAGCGAGATCTATCTCGCAACAACAACATACGTTGCCGACGACGCAACAGCCAGCATTTCTGAGATTTCTGCCGTGGACGTCATAGCAAGTGATCCGGGACTTGGCGAATCCTCGAAACCCGGGCTCAGAGCCTATACTGAGGGGTTCGTGAAGGAAGGAGTTGGAGCGGGAGGTGCCACACTCCTCGCCTACAAGAACGGTTATACCATGAAACAGTTTTTGAGTGAAGTGGAGAGAGATTATGAGATCATAATAGAGCAGGTCAGGAAACAGACCTGA
- a CDS encoding MBL fold metallo-hydrolase translates to MLATERIGDVERIEVGAEVEGRVVFTTSFYVYSDLVFDSGCSNVRGEVAEWLKKRDFQAVYLTHHHEDHSGNAGLFDVIHSGKATAEILSSGFEIPDYRKLVWGEVEHIPAERFREPDIEFVYTPGHSQDHVVYLLDDYAFIGDLIAAKRVFVALRYERYVQTIESLERLLSHDFEVAFGGHGIYRREEVEEYLGYLRGLRQRCLELYESGKSYMEIYAEVFGEPGERAMLFEKFSGGEWSRENLVKSLIGIQ, encoded by the coding sequence ATGCTTGCAACCGAAAGAATTGGGGACGTGGAGAGGATTGAAGTAGGGGCAGAAGTTGAGGGCAGAGTTGTATTCACAACGTCCTTTTACGTTTATTCAGACCTCGTTTTTGATTCGGGATGTTCAAATGTGAGGGGCGAGGTGGCTGAATGGCTGAAGAAGCGTGACTTTCAGGCTGTTTATCTGACCCACCACCATGAAGACCACTCCGGAAATGCGGGACTGTTTGATGTGATCCATTCAGGAAAAGCCACGGCAGAAATTCTTTCCTCAGGGTTTGAGATTCCGGACTATCGGAAGCTGGTATGGGGCGAGGTTGAACATATTCCCGCCGAGAGATTCAGGGAACCCGACATAGAGTTTGTTTACACTCCGGGACATTCTCAGGATCATGTTGTCTACCTTCTGGATGACTATGCCTTTATCGGGGATCTGATTGCAGCGAAGAGAGTTTTCGTGGCTCTGAGGTACGAGAGGTATGTTCAGACCATTGAATCCCTTGAGAGGTTGCTCAGCCATGATTTCGAGGTTGCCTTTGGAGGGCATGGGATATACCGCAGAGAAGAGGTCGAGGAGTATCTGGGTTACCTGAGAGGGTTGAGACAGAGATGTCTGGAGCTTTACGAAAGTGGAAAGTCGTACATGGAAATCTATGCTGAGGTTTTCGGAGAGCCGGGCGAAAGGGCAATGTTGTTTGAAAAGTTTAGCGGAGGGGAGTGGTCAAGAGAAAATCTCGTAAAATCGCTTATAGGTATCCAGTAG
- a CDS encoding DUF445 family protein, translated as MVDRISDQIEDLLSKTQVMASKVIVENIDFRKFLERKIAEFSEEEAEYVFKKLAKNEMRFIEISGAILGFLIGLVQSIFFIIAH; from the coding sequence GTGGTTGACCGAATTTCGGACCAGATTGAGGACCTGCTGTCAAAAACACAGGTTATGGCGAGCAAGGTGATAGTGGAAAACATTGACTTCAGAAAATTCCTCGAGCGGAAAATTGCGGAGTTCAGTGAGGAGGAAGCTGAATACGTGTTCAAAAAGCTGGCGAAAAACGAGATGAGATTCATAGAGATTTCGGGAGCAATCCTGGGGTTTTTAATCGGGCTTGTTCAGAGCATCTTTTTCATTATAGCCCATTAA
- a CDS encoding methyltransferase domain-containing protein, translated as MPHRFSGKPEDLKSEKRKKILPVDVFEREVIRRVQSRENAVDYGAGPGYFTIPLAKHFKRVYAVEANREMIEALRGELEMLKIKNVGIILSETPHEFDFPVDFVLFSNVLHEVDDWKGFLKWASKAKVVCIIEWKKIEMDYGPPVEERIDEKEMENALRENFRFTERLPIYSHHYTLMGYNEKDALNKPD; from the coding sequence ATGCCCCACAGGTTTTCAGGAAAGCCGGAAGATCTGAAGAGTGAAAAAAGAAAGAAAATTCTCCCTGTAGATGTCTTCGAGAGAGAAGTTATCAGAAGAGTGCAGTCCAGAGAGAACGCAGTTGACTATGGTGCAGGGCCTGGATACTTCACCATCCCCCTCGCAAAGCACTTCAAAAGAGTTTATGCAGTAGAGGCAAACAGAGAAATGATCGAGGCACTGAGGGGCGAGCTTGAGATGTTAAAGATAAAAAACGTGGGAATAATACTCTCTGAAACGCCACATGAATTTGATTTTCCTGTAGATTTCGTTTTGTTCTCCAATGTCCTGCATGAGGTGGATGACTGGAAAGGATTCCTGAAGTGGGCTTCAAAGGCAAAAGTCGTCTGCATTATCGAATGGAAAAAAATCGAAATGGATTATGGGCCGCCTGTTGAAGAGAGGATTGACGAAAAAGAGATGGAAAATGCGTTGAGAGAGAATTTCAGGTTCACTGAAAGGCTACCCATTTACAGTCACCATTACACATTAATGGGCTATAATGAAAAAGATGCTCTGAACAAGCCCGATTAA
- a CDS encoding heavy metal-binding domain-containing protein, whose product MDDILAVTTESIPGYRIVEVKGIARGGVVRATHLGRDIMALLRNIRGGEINEYTRMMAEAREEALKRMFLHAKELGANAVVNIRFATSNVRSNVAEVYAYGTAVVAVPEQ is encoded by the coding sequence ATGGACGACATTCTGGCAGTGACAACTGAAAGCATACCGGGTTACAGAATCGTGGAGGTGAAGGGAATAGCACGTGGTGGAGTGGTTAGAGCCACGCACCTCGGAAGGGACATAATGGCTCTGCTGAGAAACATCAGGGGTGGGGAGATAAACGAGTACACCCGGATGATGGCAGAGGCGAGGGAGGAAGCTTTGAAAAGGATGTTTCTTCATGCAAAAGAACTTGGAGCGAATGCAGTCGTCAACATCCGATTCGCAACCTCAAACGTTCGCTCCAACGTTGCGGAAGTCTATGCCTATGGCACCGCAGTTGTTGCTGTACCTGAGCAGTGA
- a CDS encoding biotin/lipoyl-containing protein — MARYAVTVNGRKYEVDVEEIAPGKFRVNVNGKEEVIEMVEERRQLQAVEPQVSASPVKAAGGEVKAEMSGTIVRILKNEGEEIRKGDPVIVLEAMKMENEIVAPSDGRLSKIFVKEGDKVQAGSELFAVS, encoded by the coding sequence TTGGCCAGATATGCAGTTACGGTTAACGGGAGAAAGTATGAGGTTGATGTGGAGGAGATAGCTCCAGGAAAATTCAGGGTAAATGTAAACGGTAAGGAAGAAGTAATCGAAATGGTCGAGGAAAGAAGGCAGCTTCAGGCTGTGGAACCTCAGGTTTCAGCTTCACCAGTCAAAGCAGCCGGGGGAGAGGTAAAGGCCGAGATGTCCGGCACGATTGTGCGAATTCTGAAGAACGAGGGGGAGGAGATCAGGAAGGGAGATCCCGTGATCGTCCTTGAGGCAATGAAGATGGAAAACGAGATCGTGGCACCTTCTGACGGCAGGCTTTCGAAAATCTTTGTTAAGGAAGGAGACAAGGTTCAGGCAGGTTCTGAACTTTTCGCTGTATCCTGA
- a CDS encoding helix-turn-helix transcriptional regulator, protein MPVFPHNERSAIKKLRKDLRSGFYSFMVLSILEKEGDLHGYAIRKNLETLSEGKLVPSEGTLYDLLKSLRKYGLVEDFQAEVGGRFRRYYRITNLGRKVLAELRDEVHVLMKTLSKVL, encoded by the coding sequence ATGCCCGTGTTCCCGCATAACGAGAGAAGCGCAATTAAAAAACTTCGCAAGGATTTGCGATCCGGTTTCTACTCTTTTATGGTGCTGTCAATTCTTGAAAAAGAGGGTGACCTCCATGGCTACGCAATAAGGAAGAATCTTGAAACACTCAGCGAAGGAAAGCTGGTTCCGAGTGAGGGAACACTCTACGACCTCCTGAAGAGCCTCAGGAAATACGGGCTCGTGGAAGACTTCCAGGCTGAGGTTGGAGGAAGATTCAGGAGATATTACAGGATCACGAACCTTGGCAGGAAAGTTCTTGCTGAGCTGAGGGATGAGGTGCATGTCCTTATGAAGACGCTCAGTAAGGTGCTGTAA
- the yjjX gene encoding inosine/xanthosine triphosphatase codes for MKIAVGTRNPAKIEGVSRAFEKFFNDVEIVPREGISGVSDQPFGAETIEGAVNRAKNAYSDGFDFSVGIEAGLFELPFTLTGYIDFQVACVYDGENYTIGFGPGFEYPPLVVSEVLRGREVGDVMEVLTGIENLGKKQGAIGFLTKNAITRSMLSEIAVTMALIPWLNREMYRQ; via the coding sequence ATGAAAATTGCAGTTGGAACGAGAAATCCGGCCAAAATAGAGGGTGTCAGTAGGGCTTTTGAGAAATTCTTTAATGATGTCGAGATTGTTCCCAGAGAAGGCATTTCGGGTGTCAGTGATCAACCATTTGGGGCTGAAACGATAGAAGGAGCTGTGAACAGAGCAAAGAACGCATACAGTGACGGTTTCGACTTTTCTGTGGGAATTGAGGCAGGACTTTTCGAGCTGCCGTTCACACTCACGGGCTACATCGATTTTCAGGTTGCATGCGTGTACGATGGCGAAAACTACACCATCGGTTTCGGGCCGGGTTTTGAGTACCCACCTCTGGTTGTAAGTGAAGTTCTCAGGGGGAGGGAGGTAGGGGATGTCATGGAGGTCCTGACAGGGATTGAAAATCTCGGGAAAAAACAGGGTGCAATAGGCTTTTTGACAAAAAATGCCATAACGAGGAGCATGCTCAGCGAGATTGCAGTAACAATGGCCCTGATTCCCTGGCTTAACCGGGAGATGTACAGGCAATGA
- a CDS encoding methylmalonyl-CoA mutase family protein — protein MNKREWEEKYVKPLLEKAPERKKVFRTASGFEVDRVYTPEDVSIDYESKLGYPGAYPFTRGIYPTMYRGRVWTMRQYAGFGTAEETNKRYKYLLEQGQTGLSVAFDLPTQIGYDSDSPMALGEVGKVGVAIDTIEDMQILFDGIPLDKVSTSMTINSTAAQLLSMYISVAESQGVDRKVLRGTVQNDMLKEYIARGTYIFPPEPSLRLATDIIMFCAKEVPKWNSISISGYHMEEAGATPVQEVAFTLADGIEYVQRVIDRGMDVDTFAPRLSFFFAAGNNLLEEVAKFRAARRIWARIMRERFGAKNPRSMMLRFHVQTAGCTLTAQQPENNIIRVTLQALAAVLGGTQSLHTNSYDEALSLPTEKAVRIALRTQQIIAEESGVADVADPLGGAYYVEWLTERIEEEAMKYIEKIDEMGGVIKAIESGYIQREIQKSAYEKQKAIDEGELTVVGVNKYRIDEELNVEILRIDKEMVQKQIDRLKRFRETRDRSKMEEALTKLKKAAENPDENLMPYILEAVRARATLGEITDALREAFGEYRAPQIF, from the coding sequence ATGAACAAAAGAGAATGGGAGGAGAAATACGTTAAACCTCTCCTCGAAAAAGCTCCTGAAAGGAAAAAGGTATTCAGGACAGCAAGTGGTTTTGAGGTTGACAGGGTTTACACCCCCGAAGATGTCAGCATCGATTATGAAAGCAAACTCGGTTATCCCGGAGCTTACCCGTTCACGAGGGGAATTTACCCCACAATGTATCGTGGAAGAGTATGGACAATGAGACAGTATGCCGGTTTTGGAACGGCAGAGGAGACGAATAAGAGGTACAAGTATCTGCTTGAGCAGGGTCAGACCGGACTGAGCGTTGCCTTCGACCTTCCCACCCAGATAGGTTACGACAGCGACAGCCCGATGGCTCTTGGAGAGGTCGGAAAGGTTGGCGTTGCCATTGACACGATAGAGGACATGCAGATTCTGTTTGATGGAATTCCCCTCGACAAGGTTTCGACCTCCATGACGATCAATTCGACTGCAGCACAGCTCCTGAGCATGTACATAAGCGTTGCCGAGTCGCAGGGCGTCGACAGGAAGGTTCTGAGAGGAACCGTTCAGAACGACATGCTGAAAGAATACATTGCGAGAGGAACCTACATCTTCCCGCCTGAGCCGAGCCTGAGGCTTGCAACGGATATCATAATGTTCTGCGCAAAGGAGGTACCGAAGTGGAATTCGATCAGCATTTCGGGATATCACATGGAGGAGGCTGGGGCCACACCTGTACAGGAGGTTGCATTCACGCTTGCAGACGGAATAGAGTACGTTCAGAGAGTAATTGACAGAGGTATGGATGTTGACACCTTTGCTCCGAGACTCAGCTTCTTCTTCGCAGCAGGAAACAACCTGCTTGAAGAGGTTGCGAAGTTCAGGGCTGCAAGAAGAATCTGGGCAAGAATCATGAGGGAAAGGTTTGGGGCGAAAAATCCAAGGTCAATGATGCTCAGGTTCCACGTCCAGACTGCCGGGTGCACCTTAACGGCTCAGCAGCCTGAAAACAACATAATCAGGGTTACACTGCAGGCTCTTGCCGCCGTTCTCGGAGGGACGCAGAGCCTGCATACCAACAGCTATGATGAGGCTCTGAGCCTTCCGACCGAGAAGGCTGTGAGAATCGCACTCAGGACTCAGCAGATCATAGCTGAGGAGAGTGGGGTGGCTGATGTTGCAGATCCGCTTGGTGGGGCATACTATGTCGAGTGGCTCACTGAGAGGATAGAGGAGGAGGCGATGAAGTACATCGAGAAGATTGACGAGATGGGTGGCGTCATAAAGGCCATTGAGAGTGGATACATCCAGAGGGAAATACAGAAGTCTGCCTATGAGAAGCAGAAGGCGATTGACGAGGGCGAGCTTACAGTCGTCGGAGTTAACAAGTACAGAATCGATGAGGAGCTGAACGTCGAAATTCTCAGAATAGACAAGGAGATGGTTCAGAAGCAGATCGACAGGCTTAAAAGGTTCAGGGAAACCAGAGACAGGAGCAAAATGGAGGAAGCGCTCACCAAACTCAAGAAAGCAGCGGAGAATCCCGACGAGAACCTGATGCCGTACATTCTCGAGGCGGTAAGGGCCAGAGCCACCCTCGGGGAGATAACAGACGCTTTGAGAGAGGCGTTTGGTGAGTACAGAGCCCCGCAGATATTCTGA
- a CDS encoding carboxyl transferase domain-containing protein, with protein sequence MKLRRELIEELYRRREKLLQMGGEQRVKKQHDAGKLTARERIEAFLDPGSFVEINPFVEKRNTDFGLDKAEIPADGVVTGYGTVDGRPVAVFAQDFTVMGGSLGEMHGFKIAYLLDFAMKVGIPVIGLNDSGGARIQEGVDALKGYGDIFYRNTLASGVIPQISVIMGPCAGGAVYSPAIGDFIVMTKNKSCYMFITGPQVIKTVTGEDVTPQELGGWEAHAAKSGNAHLVAEDDMHAAQLVRKLISYLPLNNLEDPPVVDTGDNPARTTPEIYDIIPDDPNKPYDVRDVIRAVVDNGEFFEIHEMFAPNATVGFARMDGKTVGIVANNPKFYAGTLDVNSSDKIARFVRFCDAFNIPILTFVDVPGYLPGVQQEYGGIIRHGAKILYAYSEATVPLVTLILRKAYGGAYLAMGSKHLGADVVYAYPTAEIAVMGPEGAAEIVFRKEIANAEDPEKVRQEKVQEYRDRFANPYRAAARGYIDDVIDPKFTRVKIISALRVLDTKREKLPPKKHGNIPL encoded by the coding sequence ATGAAATTGAGAAGGGAGCTTATTGAGGAACTCTACAGGAGGAGGGAAAAGTTACTGCAGATGGGAGGAGAGCAGAGAGTAAAGAAGCAGCACGATGCGGGGAAGCTGACCGCAAGAGAGAGGATTGAGGCGTTTCTCGATCCCGGGAGCTTCGTGGAGATAAACCCGTTTGTTGAAAAAAGAAATACTGATTTCGGTCTTGATAAGGCCGAGATTCCAGCTGACGGTGTCGTGACAGGTTATGGAACAGTAGATGGAAGACCGGTTGCAGTTTTCGCCCAGGACTTTACGGTGATGGGTGGCAGCCTTGGAGAGATGCACGGATTTAAGATAGCATATCTCCTAGACTTTGCGATGAAGGTCGGAATACCGGTTATCGGGCTTAACGACTCGGGTGGAGCGAGGATACAGGAGGGTGTGGATGCCCTCAAGGGATACGGAGACATATTCTACAGGAATACTCTTGCAAGTGGTGTTATACCTCAGATAAGTGTCATAATGGGGCCATGTGCTGGTGGTGCCGTTTACAGTCCAGCAATCGGAGATTTCATCGTCATGACAAAAAACAAGTCATGCTACATGTTCATCACCGGGCCGCAGGTTATCAAGACTGTAACGGGAGAGGATGTAACTCCTCAGGAACTCGGTGGCTGGGAGGCCCATGCTGCCAAGAGCGGTAATGCACATCTTGTTGCCGAAGACGACATGCACGCAGCACAGCTTGTGAGGAAACTGATCAGTTATCTGCCCCTGAACAACCTGGAAGACCCTCCCGTTGTTGATACCGGCGACAATCCTGCGAGGACAACTCCTGAAATCTATGATATCATTCCCGACGATCCGAACAAGCCCTATGATGTGAGAGACGTTATCAGAGCGGTAGTGGATAATGGCGAATTCTTCGAAATTCACGAGATGTTCGCTCCGAATGCAACCGTTGGATTTGCCAGGATGGACGGAAAGACTGTCGGTATCGTGGCCAACAACCCCAAGTTCTATGCAGGCACCCTCGACGTCAACAGCAGCGATAAGATTGCAAGATTTGTCAGATTCTGCGATGCGTTCAACATACCGATACTGACTTTTGTTGACGTTCCGGGCTATCTTCCTGGAGTTCAGCAGGAGTACGGCGGTATTATAAGGCACGGCGCAAAAATCCTGTATGCTTACAGTGAGGCCACAGTTCCGCTCGTTACTCTGATTCTGAGAAAGGCCTATGGAGGTGCGTATCTCGCTATGGGCAGCAAGCATCTTGGTGCGGACGTAGTTTACGCCTATCCTACTGCTGAAATTGCTGTGATGGGTCCGGAAGGAGCTGCGGAAATTGTTTTCAGAAAGGAAATAGCGAATGCTGAAGATCCTGAGAAGGTCAGGCAGGAAAAGGTTCAGGAGTACAGAGACAGATTTGCAAACCCCTACCGAGCGGCTGCGAGAGGATATATTGACGATGTGATCGATCCAAAGTTCACGAGGGTGAAAATAATCTCGGCCCTGAGAGTTCTGGACACCAAGAGGGAGAAGCTCCCTCCCAAGAAGCACGGCAACATACCCCTGTGA
- a CDS encoding DNA polymerase domain-containing protein yields MEGWLIDADYVTEAGRAVVRLWCRDEEGVFVVHDRNFTPYFYVIPYRDFDPMDVSVESRGKEIAPLKVEKARKKIFGRETEVYVVYAHHPQDVPKLREAFRDYGDVREADIPFAYRYLIDRDLACMDGVRVEGEVRQEKGLRVVDAETVERIRKKTFPSLKVLAFDCEMLTEFGMADAEKDPIIIIGVKMGDYEEIIHGEEREIIARFVKVIRELDPDIIVGYNQDGFDWPYLKKRAEKLSVKLSIGRDGSELTFRGGRPKITGRLNVDLYDLAMRLDVKVKKLENVAEFLGRKVEIADIEAKDIYRRWTSGDKESVFRYSRQDILNTYFIAEELLPMHYELSRMVRLPVDDITRIGRGKQVDWLLLSEAYRLNELAPNPREMDEGYEGAFVLEPVRGLHENVYCLDFASMYPSIMIAYNISPDTYVSGACDDCFVAPEVNHRFRKQPDGFFKRILQDLIRRRREVKATMSKTDRDSIDYRLLDIKQQTLKILTNSFYGYTGWSGARWYCRACAEATTAWGRHFIKKSAEIARSMGFEVLYGDTDSLFVKKDDGPADSGEVEELIKRISREIPITIEVDEIYRTIFFVEKKRYAGLTSDGRLVVKGLEVRRGDWCELAKETQRSVIEIILKETNPEKALKYVREVIGRIKSGDYPLEKYIIYKGLTRKPSRYESVQAHVKAAKRGMELGYHYPVGTKVGFVVVEGSGNIGDRAYPLELIESFDGELVELKTKLGNEKRRIDKEYYINNQIIPSVLRILERFGYNELTIKGNTQKTLDSFFG; encoded by the coding sequence ATGGAAGGCTGGCTCATTGATGCAGATTATGTTACTGAGGCAGGAAGGGCAGTGGTAAGACTGTGGTGCAGGGACGAGGAAGGAGTATTTGTTGTGCATGACCGGAACTTCACACCTTACTTTTACGTCATCCCTTACCGGGATTTTGACCCGATGGATGTTTCGGTAGAGTCCAGAGGGAAGGAGATAGCCCCTCTAAAGGTGGAAAAAGCCAGGAAAAAGATTTTTGGCCGGGAAACCGAGGTTTATGTGGTTTACGCCCACCATCCCCAGGATGTCCCAAAGCTGAGAGAGGCTTTCAGGGACTACGGTGATGTGAGGGAAGCAGACATTCCCTTTGCATACAGGTATCTGATAGATAGGGACCTTGCTTGTATGGATGGTGTAAGGGTTGAGGGCGAGGTCAGGCAGGAGAAGGGGCTGAGGGTTGTTGATGCGGAGACTGTTGAGAGAATCAGAAAGAAGACGTTTCCCAGCCTGAAGGTTCTCGCATTTGACTGTGAGATGCTCACCGAATTCGGGATGGCCGATGCCGAGAAGGACCCGATAATTATCATCGGAGTCAAGATGGGCGATTATGAGGAAATCATACACGGTGAGGAGAGGGAGATAATAGCCAGATTTGTAAAGGTGATAAGAGAACTGGACCCCGACATTATCGTTGGCTACAATCAGGACGGCTTTGACTGGCCGTATTTAAAAAAGAGGGCTGAAAAACTCTCCGTTAAACTTTCGATCGGCAGGGACGGTAGTGAACTGACATTCAGGGGTGGCAGACCGAAAATTACCGGACGACTGAATGTTGACCTTTACGATCTGGCGATGAGACTGGATGTTAAGGTCAAAAAGCTTGAAAACGTGGCCGAATTTCTGGGCAGGAAGGTGGAAATTGCAGACATAGAGGCGAAGGACATCTACCGCAGGTGGACCTCTGGAGATAAGGAGAGTGTGTTCAGATACTCGAGACAGGACATACTGAACACCTATTTCATAGCTGAAGAGCTTCTTCCCATGCATTACGAGCTTTCCAGGATGGTCAGGCTCCCAGTGGACGACATCACAAGGATTGGCAGGGGGAAGCAGGTTGACTGGTTGCTTCTGAGTGAAGCGTACAGGCTGAATGAACTCGCACCAAATCCCAGAGAAATGGATGAGGGCTACGAGGGGGCATTTGTTCTTGAACCGGTCAGGGGTCTGCATGAGAACGTTTACTGCCTGGATTTCGCTTCGATGTATCCTTCAATAATGATTGCCTACAACATCTCACCCGACACCTATGTTTCGGGAGCATGTGATGACTGTTTTGTTGCGCCTGAGGTGAACCACAGGTTCAGAAAACAGCCGGATGGCTTTTTCAAGAGAATTCTCCAGGACCTGATCAGAAGGAGGCGTGAGGTGAAGGCGACGATGAGCAAAACAGACAGAGACAGCATCGATTACAGACTTCTCGACATAAAGCAGCAGACGCTCAAGATCCTCACTAACTCGTTTTACGGATACACCGGATGGAGCGGGGCAAGGTGGTACTGCAGAGCATGTGCTGAGGCAACCACTGCCTGGGGCAGGCACTTTATCAAAAAATCCGCAGAGATTGCCAGGAGCATGGGGTTTGAGGTGCTTTACGGCGACACGGATTCGCTTTTTGTCAAGAAGGACGATGGGCCTGCGGATAGTGGGGAAGTGGAGGAACTGATAAAGCGCATTTCGAGGGAGATACCAATCACCATAGAGGTCGATGAAATCTACCGGACAATATTCTTCGTTGAAAAGAAAAGGTACGCGGGGCTAACATCGGACGGGAGGCTCGTTGTCAAGGGTCTTGAGGTCAGGAGAGGGGACTGGTGCGAGCTTGCAAAGGAAACTCAGAGAAGCGTTATAGAGATAATCCTGAAGGAAACGAATCCTGAAAAAGCTCTCAAATATGTTAGAGAGGTGATAGGCAGAATCAAGTCGGGGGACTATCCCCTTGAAAAGTACATCATTTACAAGGGACTGACAAGAAAGCCCTCTAGGTATGAGAGCGTTCAGGCACACGTCAAGGCTGCCAAGAGAGGAATGGAACTTGGTTATCATTACCCTGTAGGCACGAAGGTGGGATTCGTGGTTGTTGAAGGTTCCGGCAACATCGGAGACAGGGCTTACCCACTCGAACTGATTGAAAGCTTTGATGGAGAGCTTGTTGAGCTAAAAACCAAACTCGGCAACGAGAAGAGGAGGATTGATAAAGAATACTACATAAATAACCAGATCATCCCGAGTGTTTTGAGGATACTCGAGAGGTTTGGATACAACGAGCTGACAATAAAGGGAAATACACAAAAAACCCTTGACTCATTCTTTGGCTGA